ACGGGCCAGACCAACCAGCGCATTCAAATTCGCGCCGTCGAAATAGACCTGTCCGCCATGGTCGTGGATAATCGCACAGATATCCTTCACGCCTTCTTCGAACACGCCATGCGTCGAAGGATAGGTGATCATGAGTGCCGCAAGATTGGCGCTGTGCAGTTCGGCCTTGGCTTTCAGATCCTCCAGATCGATATCGCCCTCTTCTTCGCAAGCAACGACGACGACCCGCATTCCCGCCATATGCGCACTGGCCGGATTGGTGCCATGCGCAGATTCCGGAATGAGGCAGATATCGCGATGAGCATCGCCGCGATCGAGGTGGTAGCGGCGGATTGCCAGCAAGCCCGCATATTCGCCCTGGCTGCCGGCATTGGGCTGCAGGGAGACCGCATCGAAGCCCGTGATCTCGGAGAGCCAAGCCTCCAGATCGTCGGTGAGCGACTTGTATCCAAGCGCATGATCGGCCGGCGCAAAGGGATGCACATTGGCAACGCTTCGCCAGCTGACCGGCAGCATCTCGGCGGCAGCGTTCAGCTTCATCGTGCAGGAGCCGAGCGGGATCATGGCGCGGTCGAGCGCAAGGTCCTTATCGGCAAGCCGGCGCAGGAACCGCATCATCTCGGTTTCTGAACGCTGCTGGTGGAAAACGGCCTGGGTCATGAAGCCTTCAGCCGATCTGGTACCGGGCAGTTTCGACCCCGGATCATTCGGCAGGTTCGCCCCGAACAATGCAGCCAGAGCGACAAGGTCATCTTCGCTCGTCGTCTCGTCCACAGTGATGCCGAGACGGTCCTGATCGACGATGCGGAGCAGGCGTCCGTCCTTCTCGGCAGCATCCGCGATGGAAGCCGCCTTGCCGGGAACGCTGACCGTTATCGTGTCGAAGAAGCGATTGCCGCCAAGCCTCAAACCAGCGGCTTCAAGCCCTGCTGCGAGACGTGCAGCCTGGGCGTGGACGCGCGCCGCTATCGCCCGCAGCCCCTGCGGGCCATGCCAGATGGCGAAGGACACGGCCATATTGGCAAGCAATGCTTGCGCGGTACAGATGTTGGATGTCGCCTTGTCGCGGCGAATATGCTGTTCGCGGGTTTGCAGGGCGAGACGGTACCCTGCCCTTCCCTTGCTGTCGACCGACTGGCCCACCAGACGACCGGGAATAAGCCTCGTCAGGGTATCGCTGACAGCGAGATAGGCGGCGTGTGGTCCACCGTAGCCGATTGGCACACCGAAGCGTTGCATGGAGCCAGCGGCAATATCCGCGCCAAGCGAAGCCGGCGAGGCACTGATCGTCAGCGCCAGAGGATCTGCTACGGCGATGACCAGCGCACCCGCGGCTTTTGCCGCCTTGATGATGGCGGAATGGTCGCCATAGACGCCATATGTATCCGGCCATGGAACGATGATCGCTGCGA
The Phyllobacterium zundukense DNA segment above includes these coding regions:
- the gcvP gene encoding aminomethyl-transferring glycine dehydrogenase; translation: MNNTIFPFTDRHIGPSIQGSRAMLAALGIPSLETLISQAVPKSIRLERPLNIPEAVNEAEALAELAAKMGQNKTHKSFIGQGYHGTHVPAVIQRNLFENPAWYTAYTPYQSEISQGRLELLFHFQTLVTELTGLPVASASLLDEATAVAEAVGIAYRHHREKRTRIVLAGDVHPQILDVVRTRAEPLGMSVNGGEIDSAVAAIIVPWPDTYGVYGDHSAIIKAAKAAGALVIAVADPLALTISASPASLGADIAAGSMQRFGVPIGYGGPHAAYLAVSDTLTRLIPGRLVGQSVDSKGRAGYRLALQTREQHIRRDKATSNICTAQALLANMAVSFAIWHGPQGLRAIAARVHAQAARLAAGLEAAGLRLGGNRFFDTITVSVPGKAASIADAAEKDGRLLRIVDQDRLGITVDETTSEDDLVALAALFGANLPNDPGSKLPGTRSAEGFMTQAVFHQQRSETEMMRFLRRLADKDLALDRAMIPLGSCTMKLNAAAEMLPVSWRSVANVHPFAPADHALGYKSLTDDLEAWLSEITGFDAVSLQPNAGSQGEYAGLLAIRRYHLDRGDAHRDICLIPESAHGTNPASAHMAGMRVVVVACEEEGDIDLEDLKAKAELHSANLAALMITYPSTHGVFEEGVKDICAIIHDHGGQVYFDGANLNALVGLARPGDIGADVCHMNLHKTFCIPHGGGGPGVGPIGVKKHLAPFLPGHVAKGSAHAVSAAPFGSASILPITWMYIRMMGGAGLKRATEMAILNANYIAERLKDTYPVLFQGRNGRVAHECILDTRVLKDSAGISVEDIAKRLIDYGFHAPTMSWPIAGTLMVEPTESESKREIDRFCDAMIAIAGEAEKVASGAWPKDDNPLVNAPHPAGDVLADDWSHPYSRAQASLPAGENEENPKYWPPVSRIDNVAGDRNLVCSCPPMQAYS